One Hevea brasiliensis isolate MT/VB/25A 57/8 chromosome 5, ASM3005281v1, whole genome shotgun sequence genomic region harbors:
- the LOC110670693 gene encoding BEL1-like homeodomain protein 1: MATYFHGNPEIPAEGLQTLVLMNPAYVQYSDTPPPPPSNNLLFLNSATNNLSPSPHLSHAPPNAQQFVGIPLDPNSHDGSTLHGLVPRIHYNLYNPIDLSSAARETPRAQQGLSLSLSSQQQPGYRSQAQGVSGEDMRVSGGSVSSGSGVTNGVSGIQGVLLSSKYLKAAQELLDEVVNVNNDGIKNELSKKGNGISSNNSNKVIGESSGGDGSAGGDAGGKRGAELTTAERQEIQMKKAKLISMLDEVEQRYRQYHHQMQIVISSFEQAAGIGSAKTYTALALQTISKQFRCLKDAITGQIKAANKSLGEEDCLGGKLEGSRLKFVDHHLRQQRALQQLGMIQHNAWRPQRGLPERSVSVLRAWLFEHFLHPYPKDSDKHMLAKQTGLTRSQVSNWFINARVRLWKPMVEEMYMEEIKEQERNGSEDKTSKSEQNENSASRSVLQEKGSVNENQTKSFKSLNSSLNQNAPAISISTASTSPVAGNVRNHSGFSFIGSSELEGITRGSPKRPRSTELIQSPTGVPSINMDVKPGETNEQVSMKFGNERQSRDGYSFIGGQTNFIGGFGQYPIGELGRFDTEQFTPRFSGNAVSLTLGLPHCENLSLSGTHQSFLPNQNIQLGRRVEIGELNEFGGISASTPHSSTAYDSINIQNRKRFAAQLLPDFVA; the protein is encoded by the exons ATGGCGACGTACTTTCATGGGAATCCGGAAATCCCAGCAGAAGGCCTCCAAACCCTCGTCCTCATGAACCCTGCTTATGTCCAATACTCTGACACTCCTCCACCACCACCTTCCAACAACCTCCTCTTTCTCAACTCCGCCACCAACAACCTTTCTCCATCACCTCACCTCTCTCACGCGCCACCCAACGCCCAGCAGTTTGTCGGCATCCCTTTGGACCCTAACTCCCATGACGGTTCCACCTTGCATGGACTTGTTCCACGAATTCATTACAATCTCTACAACCCAATTGACCTTTCGTCGGCTGCGCGTGAAACTCCACGCGCTCAGCAAGGACTCTCTTTAAGCCTTTCTTCGCAGCAGCAGCCGGGCTACAGGTCACAGGCTCAGGGGGTGTCAGGTGAAGATATGAGGGTCTCTGGTGGGTCAGTATCCTCAGGTTCAGGCGTGACTAATGGGGTGTCGGGTATTCAAGGAGTGCTGTTGAGCTCCAAGTACTTGAAGGCTGCTCAGGAGCTCCTTGATGAGGTTGTTAATGTGAATAATGATGGGATTAAAAATGAATTGTCCAAAAAGGGTAATGGGATTAGTAGCAATAATAGCAACAAGGTGATTGGAGAATCATCAGGTGGAGATGGGTCAGCTGGAGGAGATGCTGGTGGGAAGCGTGGAGCCGAGCTTACCACAGCGGAGAGGCAAGAAATTCAGATGAAGAAGGCCAAGCTTATCAGCATGCTTGATGAG GTGGAGCAAAGGTACAGGCAGTACCACCACCAGATGCAGATAGTGATTTCGTCATTTGAGCAAGCCGCAGGAATTGGTTCTGCGAAGACATACACTGCTCTTGCACTGCAAACCATCTCGAAGCAGTTCCGATGCTTAAAAGATGCAATAACAGGTCAAATCAAAGCTGCAAACAAGAGCCTAGGCGAAGAAGATTGCCTTGGAGGAAAGCTTGAGGGTTCAAGGCTCAAATTCGTCGATCATCACCTTCGACAACAACGAGCACTTCAACAGTTGGGAATGATCCAGCACAATGCCTGGAGACCCCAGAGAGGATTGCCTGAAAGATCAGTTTCGGTCCTTCGTGCCTGGCTCTTCGAGCACTTTCTGCATCC TTATCCTAAAGATTCTGATAAGCATATGCTAGCCAAACAGACAGGGCTCACTAGGAGCCAG GTGTCTAATTGGTTTATAAATGCTAGAGTTCGGCTTTGGAAGCCAATGGTAGAAGAGATGTACATGGAGGAAATTAAGGAGCAAGAAAGGAACGGATCAGAGGACAAAACAAGCAAAAGCGAACAGAACGAAAATTCAGCTTCGAGATCTGTTCTTCAAGAGAAGGGTTCAGTTAATGAGAATCAGACTAAAAGTTTCAAGTCCTTGAACAGTTCTCTAAACCAGAATGCTCCTGCAATTTCAATATCTACAGCTTCAACATCCCCTGTGGCAGGAAATGTACGAAACCACTCCGGATTCTCCTTCATAGGGTCATCAGAATTGGAAGGGATCACACGAGGAAGTCCAAAGAGGCCTAGAAGCACGGAATTGATCCAATCCCCAACTGGTGTCCCCTCCATAAACATGGATGTGAAGCCTGGCGAGACAAACGAGCAGGTTTCAATGAAGTTTGGCAATGAGAGGCAGAGTAGGGATGGCTACTCATTCATTGGGGGCCAGACCAACTTCATTGGAGGTTTCGGGCAATACCCAATTGGAGAACTTGGAAGGTTTGATACAGAACAGTTCACACCAAGGTTTTCTGGTAATGCCGTTTCTCTCACTCTTGGTCTTCCCCACTGTGAAAATCTCTCCTTATCAGGCACCCACCAAAGTTTTCTTCCCAACCAGAACATTCAATTGGGAAGAAGAGTAGAAATTGGCGAACTGAATGAGTTTGGAGGCATTAGCGCATCGACACCTCATTCTTCCACTGCATACGACAGCATCAACATTCAGAACCGAAAGAGGTTTGCAGCACAACTGCTGCCAGACTTTGTGGCCTGA